The window aatgaatggatggactTGATATAACATAGacttgtaataaaataataaagtgctttacaaaacaagattaataaaaatgtaagaatTCAACAACATTTAGCCAAAACAAGATTCACTAGATTTATAAGATTTAATGagatttaatatatataattagaaaagataaaaagatcTGAAAAGCCTGGATTAGCAGATTAAAAATGTAGGGTGATCCCCAGTGTTCCcatatgacagtaaactgttGTCGTTGTTGGTGGACTAAAGATATTTTAGGTTGTGTTTTAGTCTTTGGGAAACATTGATCAACATTTTGTACCATTGCCATAGAAGAATTTTTTCTGGAGCTGAAATGAATCGATTAGTTTGTCAAcagaaaatacttttattttttaagatttatcCATTGGGCAGacgtttttattttaaaatctaaGTATAGAGATTACACAGATTACTCACAGATGAAAACATCCTAAAAACTAACCTCACTAAGGCTCAAACTGCTGCCTGAGGATGTTGTTAATGCACTAAAATGTCActgtgatctctctctctctctctctctctctctctctctctctctctctctctctctctctctctctctctctctctctctctctctctctctctctctctctctctctctctctctctctctctctctctctctctctctctctctctctctctctctctctctctctctctctctctctggcagaACACCAGGTTTATACTTATGACAACGAGAGCCCCAGAGGTTCAGCAACTGAGCCAAATCCCAGCCCTCCTGATGCCATCACCATGTTTATGGATTCGCCCCAAGAGAGGCCCAATCAGAGCAGCGATCAGGGAGGCAAGAGCAGCGAGCAAGAAGAGCAAGACCAGCTGAAACTATCACGCTGCCTTAGTGACCCCGGTCCAAAGAATGAAGAGGAAGACAGGGCTTTCTTCTCATGATGAATATTCACAGTACTTGAAGTTGCAATGAAGTCAGAGGGGGAAGTCTCCTGTAATCTGTTGAATTCAGTGAGCGGAGATCCCTGAATGAGTCGTAGCAAAGCTTGAtatttaaatttacatttttggcagtattatgatgttttatgttctgtttttgtaatatttgataatgcaaaaatatttttcttgcattttgaaaagtgtattttgtttcattctttCAGGATTTGTATCATGTAACATAATACCAAAGCATGCACCACTGGCTGTTTGAGGATTGTATGCCAGCATGCAGAGAGCCTTGTTTCAGTATTTAGTTTCCTAGTAAGCACAAAGTGACCAATAAGACAGAGCACTTAACCTGCTTGAAGCACCAGATAGTTGGAGTTCACCCCTCTTAAAGCACAGTATCCTATAAAGCAGAGCCTCACCGATATATTGTTGGGGTCCATATTAGTGGACagcagatatatcagtattggaAAATATGTCACCTGATGAGTAACAGAACAGAAGTTTGAAATAAGTTAAAATTCGTGTCTCCACCAGAGAacactgacatgtttgtttttagctCCCTGGATGTCAGTCAGTCCGCCACTGTGGACCAACTGACATCCAATCAATGGAGTGCAATGAAATTTTGTGCCACAACTAATGAGTAATTTCATTATGGATTAATATAAGTCATTCAAATTTCAGATTATGGCGAAAAGTGCCTGTTGTAATGTGAACAAGTGTCAGATGaagtctttaaatgtctcattttgtccGACTAACAGTATGAAactcaaaaatacatttaaattacaattatataaaacagagaaaagcagtaaATCTTCACGTTTGAGAAGCTGGAGTTAGGAAATGtttgagctaaaaaaaaaagctcaattatcaaaattgttgctgattaattttctgtcaattcaTCAAGTAATTGTTGCAGCCctgcagacattcatggtgcCCTCGTAGTTTCCTGCTGATGGCTTTTCCTGTAGTGCGGTCGTGACGTCAGCATGTATGGTTTCGAGTAGTGCcgtcatcaggtcaaaatttcctgtttttgtgcCAATATCTGCAAAACTAATAATGTTCGCCTTATCCTCCGCAGTACCTTACATTAAAGTACAGCCTCACTCGTGGAGCTGCTAGCGTGGCCGTAGACTCTTATTCTTGCTTAACTGTAAATTGTCTGACTGCTTATCGTGGTCTTTAAAATtcttgtaaaaagaaaacaaacttatTAAAAATGTCTCTCTGTTATGTGTTTATGTCAAAAGAATATCGaccaatatataataatacagttttTCTAAAACTCTAAAATAACAATATTTGTATCATCCATAAAAGTCTTTCATTGGTTGAGCTACTAAACATTGTGAAGtggtgaaaacaaaaaaaatgccaGTCTGATGATCAAAGACTGTAAAATTAGCTTTAAGGTCAAGAATAAACTGCCAGTATTGTCTGACCGAGGTCTGTGAACAAGTGTAGCACTGTGTTCATCGTTACAAATGTCGCTGCATGACTGATCAATGTTTTTCTCAGGGACTGCAACATGGCACCGTAACAGCTGCccactgcagaaaaaaagtgtttctgttCAAAATGTTCTCCATCTTGATCTTTTTATTGTAATGTGACCCTATGTAAACTCAAGTGTTTTGACTGGTATGACCTTCTGATACATTCCAGCAGTAACTGGGTTTGTCAGTTCTGTCAGATTTAATCGTGGAAGATATCTCCGTTTCAAAGGCAAAGTCAAATACGCAAATATTTGTCCTTGGGTGTGCATTGAGAGTTTTATTTGGAATGATAAAGGGATGAATCATCTTTTCATATCTGCACTGCACAACACTGGACTGCCTGAGCTTTTGCTGCCTGCACGTTTGCcttaaaatgttttgcttttcatGTGTTTGCTAGTagaagtatttttatattttggggggaaaaaagttgtAAATGTGTCTCAAATGAAGGAAAGCTTTAATTCATGTCTGAAATAAAGGTTTGTCAATGCCTACAATCAGTAATTATATGCTGTGATTTTGTTGGATTGCGCAACAAGTTGAACgatgtttaaaaagtaatttggtTGATCCATGAACACAGAAATATTATCTGTATACCTGCCTTAAAGGACCAGGTCataaagtctgtcttaaaacaacagtcaggtgtacaaatgaacactgatacattttcttgctgtaatcattcctcatgGTTTTtttgaccattagaagatcccttcataatatatataaaatatatatatgtatatgtcaaatcaagtagatatctttcaacattacagtctatacatatatgtatatgttgtCCCAGTGTGTAAAGATGTTACACCACAGCCACAGAATGAACAGAAAATTCAGTGTTTTGTGGCTCTCACTGGAAATTCCAGTTTAAATAACAGGGAGTTTAAAGTCCCCAACGTGCCAACCAGTAATGTATGTGTGATGCCATAATgacaacaagaacaacaaacatCTTCAGGCAAGCAAGACAAGCAGCAGGCATGGACTTCAACGGTACCTGGAAAGTTTATTCTGAGGAAAATCTTGATGAGTTCCTGAAAGTAGTCGGTAAGAatattttgtattaatatttaaagtgatttttctCATTATTCATAAATCATATATTTTGATGTGTCTTCCAGGTGCTCCTGAAATGGTTGTCATGATGCGTAAGGAAGTCAAACCTGTGATAGTGATAGAGCAGAAGGGCAAAGACTTCACCTACACAATGAAGACTCCCATCTGCACAAAAGTCCACTCGTTTAGCATCGGAAAAGAGTCTGAAATGACCACTCTGGATGGCAGGAAGTTTAAGGTAATTCAATCACTTTTTACTCTTGTCGAAGAAAGTTTATTCATCCAAGAATCTAAGTATaggttcatatttttttaaagtgtgtcaacagtcaggtgcccaaaagaacattgaaacaggtttttgcTCATACTTGTTCATACTGAGTATTAAAGAGGTTCCTGTCATAATGCACCTTCAATGCAAATGATGGGAGCCAAAATCCATAGTCCttattttgagcaaaaatgtatttaaaaccaTATCTGAAAATAATATGAGTTAGTCTTCATTCGTCATATCAATAATGCCACATGCAATGTTTTTGGTCCTGACTAGTGCATCGTCagagaggaaggtgggaagCTGATTGCTGAGACTGACAAGTTCACCTCTGTCCGAGAAATCCAAGGAGAGGACATGATTGAGGTCAGTAGCTTTAATGGAGGGACACTCCTGCGATCTTGTATTTGTTTGATTTAGTGTTGTAACCTTTATAAAGTTAAGGGACAGATTCAAGCAGAAAGGTCCAAATCGATGGAGCCAACATTTAGGTAGCCAGACTTTTTGGTCATAAATGTGCTTCAAACTCAGAGAGGAACTGGATCCTATACTTCACGTAATGTAACTAAatggtgtgtttttattattcccTTCTTGCCCAACAAACACTCACATTTTACAGACTCCACACCATGATTTTCTGTTAAATATGGTGTCTTTATGTCAAGGATACTGATGACCATCATGATCATCAGGATTATACTCTCGGACCTTAGAAAGTTCACTCTTGTTTTCCCAGTCTGAGTCACATGTCAAGTAACTGTAACTTAATGtgataatactgtatgtgttaatCAATGTCTGCTTAAAGAGGCATGCACAAACTACAGATTCAGTGTTAGAAATAAATTGTGAATGTACAAGAATGTAAACTAGccatgttttctctctctgctctctctcactcctccaGACTCTCACTGCTGGCtctgtaactttcaccagcaaaaGTAAACGAGTCTAATCGACACGTTGTGGATCCCTCTCAGGCCTCCTCATCTCCAAACAGAGAAATAatactataataaataatacatgtttGAATAAATGCATATGGTTAACAAAAACAGCTGGaacttgtttttattcaacCCACTGTTTATTTGCactggtggaaagtaactaagtgcCTTTATTCAAGTACTGTATTTTGAGGCACTTGTActtaagtatttccatttgatgctactttgtACTTCCACTGCActgcatttcagagggaaatattgtatttttttactccactgcatttatttgacagccttagttacttttcagatgaaggtttgacacaatggataccttttaaaatacaacacattgttaaagatgacaccagtggtttccaacctttttaaCTTTTGACATCttataaaaagcagtgtgtcaggtcacatttcagatgtctatgagttgttaacagctccaccaaataatgattttctccctctaaacttctcacatggtttaatttcaataaatgtttaaatgatctaatatttcaccaaaaatcaaaaatttagagaaaacagatttgtgttttttcttctttcttctccagttaatcatctcacaacccctcagatttatACAATGACACTTTGCAGAGGCCCGACCTCAAGGTTGGGAACCAccagactaactgtataaatagtaaactagctccaccaccagcagcaacaacagaaacatgctgctctaacactgatgcttcatattaataatctaataatgaCATACATAATAATTtttcagtcagagggaccaaaccactattTTTACCTGGGTAggattttgaatgcaggacttttacttgtaatggatgCAGTCTAAACAGCAGGTGGC is drawn from Scomber japonicus isolate fScoJap1 chromosome 15, fScoJap1.pri, whole genome shotgun sequence and contains these coding sequences:
- the LOC128374242 gene encoding fatty acid-binding protein, liver-like, which encodes MDFNGTWKVYSEENLDEFLKVVGAPEMVVMMRKEVKPVIVIEQKGKDFTYTMKTPICTKVHSFSIGKESEMTTLDGRKFKCIVREEGGKLIAETDKFTSVREIQGEDMIETLTAGSVTFTSKSKRV